In Heyndrickxia vini, the sequence ATAGTAGGAATTAAAAGTGTACAAGTCTTTCAAGTAAGGTTTGTACACTTTGAAGCAATTGTAAAGACTTTAAAATCGGGGGAGGTAAAGAAAGTGATAAATTCATCATTCTGGTTAACGAATGTCTGTTTAGAAACGGGTTACCACTATGAAAAGGGAGCAGTTACAGGAACAAAAACAGAACGTTTCCACGTAAGGATTGAAGATGGAAAAATAAATGAAATAGTTGTAGCGAACAAACCTTTAGAAACCAATTTACCTAAACGAGATGCGAATAATTATTTAATGCTTCCATCATTTAGAGATATGCACATTCATATTGATAAAACCTATTATGGAGGACCTTGGAAAGCACCATCCATTCCAACTAAAGGTCTCATTACTAGATTGGAAGAAGAAGAAGAACTACTTCCACGTTTATTGCCTGTTGCTGAAGAAAGGGCAATAAAGCTATTAGACTTGGTATTGAGTGCAGGTTCGACCCATATTCGTACACATTGCAATGTTGATCCCTTTATTGGATTGAAAAATTTAGAAGCTGTGTTAAGAGCAGTGGAGGCTTATAAAGATAAAGTCTCTGTTGAAATTGTAGCATTTCCACAACACGGTTTATTGCGCAGCAATTCAATTTCATTGGTTAGGGAAGCATTACGCAGCGGAGCTTCTTTAGTAGGTGGTGTCGACCCGGCAACGGTTGACGGAAATATTGAAAAATCATTACAAACGGTAATGGAACTGGCTGTAGAAGCAAATGCAAATATTGACCTTCATATACATGATCCTGGGCACCTTGGCATTTTTACTTTTAAGCGATTAGCAGCATTA encodes:
- a CDS encoding amidohydrolase family protein codes for the protein MNSSFWLTNVCLETGYHYEKGAVTGTKTERFHVRIEDGKINEIVVANKPLETNLPKRDANNYLMLPSFRDMHIHIDKTYYGGPWKAPSIPTKGLITRLEEEEELLPRLLPVAEERAIKLLDLVLSAGSTHIRTHCNVDPFIGLKNLEAVLRAVEAYKDKVSVEIVAFPQHGLLRSNSISLVREALRSGASLVGGVDPATVDGNIEKSLQTVMELAVEANANIDLHIHDPGHLGIFTFKRLAALTEEAGWQGKVTISHALAFADISPKEASEVAELLAHQGISIASSVPIGRTIPIPLLHEKGVEISLGDDSITDHWSPFGKGDSLEKAGTLAERFGLSNERSLGQTLGYITGGITPLNKNGERAWPNIGDDADLVLVDASCSAEAIARRAERKAVLFKGNLVSGAI